The Pedobacter roseus genome contains a region encoding:
- a CDS encoding MotA/TolQ/ExbB proton channel family protein: protein MANAPKPTTVKKESSSSASNVFATFVIPICIVIGFCVWRFVFGEGSNFIDGDREKLPLPGNYLGTAYKGGPIVAILVGLLLVVIVFSIERFIVIGKASGKSSLDTFIRKVQGLLSAGNIEAAKAECDKQQGSVANVIKSGLKKYSEVEADTNMDVEQSIVAIQKEVEEATALEMPMLEQNLTVIATLVSIGTLVGLLGTVTGMIRAFAGLANSGAPDQSALAVGISEALINTATGILVSTVAIIMYNVLTSKIDKLTYAIDEAGFSIVQTYASSHK from the coding sequence ATGGCAAACGCACCAAAACCAACAACTGTTAAAAAAGAGAGCTCTTCTAGTGCTTCAAACGTATTTGCAACATTCGTTATTCCAATCTGTATCGTTATTGGATTCTGTGTTTGGAGATTCGTATTCGGAGAAGGAAGTAACTTTATCGATGGTGACAGAGAGAAATTACCATTACCTGGTAACTATCTTGGAACAGCTTACAAAGGAGGCCCTATCGTAGCAATCTTAGTTGGATTACTATTAGTGGTAATTGTATTCTCTATCGAACGTTTCATCGTTATTGGTAAAGCAAGTGGAAAATCTAGCTTAGATACTTTCATCCGCAAAGTACAAGGTTTATTAAGCGCAGGTAACATCGAGGCTGCAAAAGCTGAGTGTGATAAACAACAAGGTTCAGTTGCTAACGTAATTAAATCTGGTTTGAAAAAATACAGCGAAGTTGAAGCTGATACCAACATGGATGTTGAGCAATCAATCGTTGCAATCCAAAAAGAGGTTGAAGAAGCTACAGCTTTAGAAATGCCAATGTTAGAGCAAAACTTAACTGTAATTGCAACTTTGGTATCAATCGGTACATTAGTAGGTTTATTAGGTACAGTAACAGGTATGATCCGTGCATTCGCCGGTTTAGCAAACTCTGGTGCTCCAGATCAGTCAGCATTAGCGGTAGGTATCTCTGAGGCACTTATCAATACTGCAACAGGTATCTTGGTATCTACTGTGGCAATTATCATGTACAACGTATTAACTTCTAAAATTGACAAGTTAACTTACGCAATCGATGAAGCTGGTTTCAGCATCGTTCAAACATACGCTAGTTCGCATAAATAA
- a CDS encoding biopolymer transporter ExbD: MPRIKVKRTSTVTDMTAMCDVASLLLTFFILTATARQPEPLAVSTPSSTYEFKVPVENNAILTIGQGKVFFEVAGVKVRAKTLELMGEQYKISFTPLEVQRFSSIGSFGVPIQSLKSLIALNGADRMKPGVQPGIPSDSTDNQLNAWVLNARKATKEINNQDMRISIKGDAKEEYPVVKKIIDVLQKQSVNKFLLVTNSEAKKK, from the coding sequence ATGCCTAGAATTAAAGTTAAAAGAACAAGTACAGTAACAGATATGACCGCCATGTGTGATGTGGCATCATTGTTACTTACTTTCTTCATCTTAACTGCTACAGCAAGGCAACCAGAACCACTAGCCGTTTCTACACCTTCATCTACGTATGAGTTTAAGGTGCCGGTAGAAAACAATGCGATATTAACCATTGGGCAGGGTAAAGTTTTCTTTGAAGTAGCAGGGGTCAAAGTAAGAGCGAAAACATTAGAACTAATGGGCGAACAGTATAAAATATCGTTCACTCCCTTAGAAGTACAACGCTTTTCTTCGATAGGAAGTTTCGGTGTTCCGATCCAGAGTTTAAAATCTCTTATTGCCTTAAATGGTGCTGACCGTATGAAACCAGGGGTTCAACCTGGTATACCTTCAGATTCAACTGATAATCAGCTGAATGCATGGGTATTAAATGCCCGTAAAGCAACTAAGGAGATTAATAATCAGGATATGCGTATCAGTATTAAAGGTGATGCAAAAGAAGAATATCCGGTAGTTAAAAAGATTATTGATGTACTTCAGAAACAAAGTGTAAACAAGTTTTTATTGGTTACCAACTCTGAAGCTAAAAAGAAATAA
- a CDS encoding ExbD/TolR family protein yields the protein MAELNTGGKKATPRVDMTPMVDLMFLLVTFFILTTVISTPQAMDIAKPDKNEKLPENRLELKASKTMTILLGKSDKVAWYMGVAGESAPTIESGSQIEDAIVKNRKAADASGVAGDFVVLVKPTSGSTFQNFVDIMDELEILKVKVRQIDDDNILDNEKQFMKEKGIL from the coding sequence ATGGCAGAATTAAACACAGGCGGGAAGAAAGCCACCCCAAGGGTTGATATGACTCCGATGGTGGATCTAATGTTTCTTTTGGTAACATTCTTTATCTTAACAACAGTAATCTCTACGCCACAAGCGATGGATATTGCAAAGCCAGATAAAAACGAAAAGTTACCTGAGAACAGATTGGAGCTGAAAGCAAGTAAAACAATGACAATTTTATTGGGTAAAAGCGATAAGGTTGCATGGTACATGGGAGTTGCTGGCGAAAGCGCACCAACGATAGAATCTGGTTCACAAATCGAAGATGCTATTGTTAAAAATAGAAAAGCAGCTGACGCTTCAGGCGTTGCCGGAGACTTTGTTGTACTGGTTAAACCAACATCAGGTTCTACATTCCAAAACTTTGTAGATATAATGGACGAGTTGGAAATTCTTAAAGTTAAGGTTCGTCAGATTGATGATGATAATATCCTTGATAATGAGAAACAGTTCATGAAAGAAAAAGGAATTTTATAA
- a CDS encoding energy transducer TonB, which produces MSKLDIFRKEWLEVVFADKNKNYGAYQLRKSNGANTTKALIIGSIIFLVLFFSPKIYSLIKGSMDQQEDQVKAQEVILAPPPPVNPETPPPPPVEPPPPKIDQVKMPPPIVKPDIEVRDEPPTVEKLKEADPGQKDIKGDPTADIVIAEPVGEGPKREAAVAVDDNKVYDFVSIEKQPEYPGGIAKFYKYLGGAIKYPPMAQENNVQGKVFLSFVVEKDGKLTDIQVTRGLGSGTDEEAIRVLKASPRWNPGIQNGKPVRVKYNINVNFTLN; this is translated from the coding sequence ATGTCGAAGTTAGATATATTCAGAAAAGAATGGCTTGAAGTGGTTTTTGCCGATAAAAACAAAAACTATGGTGCGTACCAATTGCGTAAAAGCAATGGTGCCAATACCACTAAAGCCTTAATTATTGGATCTATTATCTTCCTTGTATTATTTTTCTCTCCAAAAATCTATAGCCTTATCAAAGGTTCAATGGATCAGCAGGAAGATCAGGTAAAAGCACAGGAAGTAATTTTAGCTCCACCACCACCGGTAAACCCGGAAACACCTCCACCGCCACCGGTAGAGCCACCGCCACCAAAGATTGACCAGGTGAAAATGCCACCTCCAATTGTAAAACCTGATATCGAGGTTCGTGATGAACCACCTACAGTTGAAAAATTGAAAGAAGCTGATCCAGGTCAGAAAGATATCAAAGGTGACCCTACAGCTGATATTGTTATCGCTGAACCAGTAGGTGAAGGACCAAAAAGAGAAGCTGCAGTTGCGGTTGATGATAATAAAGTTTACGACTTTGTTAGTATCGAGAAACAACCAGAATATCCGGGAGGTATCGCTAAATTCTATAAATATTTAGGAGGAGCGATTAAATACCCACCAATGGCACAAGAAAACAACGTTCAGGGTAAAGTATTTTTATCATTCGTTGTAGAGAAAGATGGTAAATTAACAGATATTCAGGTCACCCGTGGTTTGGGTAGCGGAACTGATGAAGAAGCTATCCGTGTATTGAAAGCTAGTCCACGTTGGAACCCAGGTATCCAAAATGGTAAGCCGGTAAGGGTAAAATACAACATCAACGTTAACTTTACATTGAACTAA
- a CDS encoding PstS family phosphate ABC transporter substrate-binding protein, translating to MKNYLLIFCVLALLASCKRKNKPDAVKETRTSGTLKILVDESVGPIVQDQIDIFSLDYPDAKFESTVKPEEKLLPAFLNDSVRVIVLPRLLTKAEEKYYSQRNIKINTSRFAIDGIALITNQGNIDSTINVKEVIDILQGKKSDKKLVFDNAYSSTFQYFKELARISQFPATGVYSKNSSNEVIKLIAEDKNFIGILGVNWITSKNTEVSEYLSQIKVLGVKNVKGGPGDDKFYKPTQDNLINGVYPFLRNINIIDCEGRDGLGTGFATWLRSQRGQLIVLKSGLGPHKLMPREINLTK from the coding sequence ATGAAAAATTACCTTTTAATATTTTGTGTACTAGCCTTACTTGCATCCTGCAAACGTAAAAACAAGCCGGATGCAGTTAAAGAAACCAGAACAAGCGGTACCTTAAAAATATTGGTTGATGAAAGTGTTGGACCGATTGTTCAGGATCAGATCGATATTTTTAGTTTAGATTATCCGGATGCAAAATTTGAATCAACCGTAAAACCTGAAGAAAAATTATTGCCTGCATTTCTAAATGACAGTGTAAGGGTAATCGTTTTGCCAAGATTGTTAACCAAAGCAGAGGAAAAATATTATAGCCAGCGTAATATTAAAATTAATACTTCACGTTTTGCTATAGATGGTATTGCTTTAATTACCAATCAGGGCAATATTGATAGTACAATTAACGTTAAAGAGGTTATTGATATATTACAAGGGAAGAAATCAGATAAGAAATTGGTCTTTGATAACGCTTATTCAAGTACCTTTCAATATTTTAAAGAATTGGCTCGTATCAGTCAATTTCCAGCTACAGGTGTTTACTCTAAAAATTCAAGCAATGAAGTAATTAAACTTATTGCTGAGGATAAAAATTTTATTGGTATTTTGGGCGTAAATTGGATTACCAGTAAAAATACTGAGGTAAGTGAGTACCTTTCTCAAATAAAGGTACTGGGTGTAAAGAATGTGAAGGGTGGGCCTGGTGATGACAAGTTTTATAAACCAACCCAGGATAATTTGATTAATGGTGTTTATCCTTTCTTAAGAAATATAAATATTATAGATTGCGAAGGAAGAGATGGTTTAGGCACAGGATTTGCAACATGGTTAAGAAGTCAGAGAGGGCAGTTAATTGTACTTAAATCTGGACTCGGGCCACATAAATTAATGCCAAGGGAAATTAACCTGACGAAGTAA
- a CDS encoding tetratricopeptide repeat protein: MKILKKAITLNVGLVLMGSAVFAQDLNDAKKAIDAEQYQKASSVLKSLVSSKASDGNNYYNLGLVYLKTGYIDSARAVFTKGITADPKNNLNLIGLGEADMLSNNPTSAKTNFDKAVALAPKDYKTYLYIGKAYLAQDKPSDDVSKPDFTNALANITKADELDSKDKDAEVFLALGDAYALQKKNSEALGPYMRVGDVDPNNRRAKTQIGKMYKESRAFPEGEKELQDVIAADANYGPAYRELGELYLQWSSFGTDKEKAAKGIENYKKYMDLTDKSLESQLRYAQFLFYAKDFPTLEQVATTIQAPANDPKSAVVSRMKGWAAYENKNYPASLTSMNEFFAKEKDPNKILGFDYLYLGKAQLKAGQDSLALMNITKAVEKDSNNVDALAEVAKTFFDAKKYDKSAQIYDKVIAASPNAKGVLYSYFYDGLAYYFDYATQYSAKKNPSKDLLVKADTLIAKVAKIAPETTDAYLYRARINSLLDDDKAPKGLMVPHFETFIQKVTEKPELVTANAKKLSEAYDNLGGYYFNTDKAKAKEYFDKSVAVYPTGTFAAAKLKELTAPAPAAKAKGKGK; this comes from the coding sequence ATGAAAATTTTAAAGAAAGCAATAACCTTAAATGTAGGTTTGGTGTTGATGGGTTCTGCAGTTTTTGCTCAAGATTTAAATGACGCGAAAAAAGCCATTGACGCTGAACAGTATCAAAAAGCATCATCAGTGCTTAAATCATTGGTGAGCTCAAAAGCATCAGATGGTAATAACTATTACAATCTTGGTTTGGTTTATTTGAAAACCGGTTATATCGACTCAGCAAGAGCGGTATTTACCAAAGGTATAACCGCTGATCCTAAAAACAACCTAAACTTAATTGGTTTGGGCGAAGCAGATATGTTATCAAATAACCCAACTTCTGCAAAAACCAATTTTGATAAAGCTGTAGCTTTGGCTCCGAAAGATTACAAAACTTATTTGTATATCGGTAAAGCTTATTTAGCGCAGGATAAGCCAAGTGATGACGTATCTAAACCTGATTTTACGAATGCTTTAGCTAACATTACCAAAGCTGATGAGTTAGATTCTAAAGATAAAGATGCTGAAGTTTTCTTGGCTTTAGGTGATGCCTATGCGTTACAGAAGAAAAACTCTGAAGCTTTAGGTCCATACATGCGTGTTGGTGATGTTGATCCGAATAACAGAAGGGCTAAAACTCAGATTGGTAAAATGTACAAAGAGTCTAGGGCTTTTCCTGAAGGTGAAAAAGAATTACAGGATGTAATTGCTGCTGATGCAAATTATGGTCCTGCTTACCGCGAATTGGGTGAGTTATACTTACAGTGGAGTAGCTTCGGTACAGATAAGGAAAAAGCAGCAAAAGGAATTGAGAACTACAAAAAATATATGGATTTAACTGATAAATCTTTAGAATCTCAATTGCGTTATGCTCAGTTCTTATTTTATGCTAAAGATTTTCCAACCCTTGAACAAGTAGCAACAACAATTCAAGCTCCTGCAAACGATCCTAAAAGTGCAGTTGTATCAAGGATGAAAGGCTGGGCAGCGTACGAGAATAAAAATTATCCAGCATCTTTAACCAGCATGAATGAGTTCTTTGCTAAAGAAAAAGATCCAAATAAAATCTTAGGATTTGATTACTTGTATCTAGGTAAAGCTCAATTAAAAGCTGGTCAGGATAGTTTAGCTTTAATGAATATTACTAAAGCTGTAGAGAAAGATTCAAATAACGTTGACGCGCTTGCAGAAGTCGCAAAAACCTTTTTCGACGCAAAAAAATATGATAAGTCAGCTCAAATTTATGATAAAGTAATTGCTGCTAGTCCAAATGCTAAAGGTGTTCTATATAGTTATTTTTATGACGGATTAGCATACTATTTCGACTATGCAACTCAATATTCAGCTAAAAAGAATCCTTCTAAAGACTTATTAGTAAAAGCAGATACTTTGATTGCAAAGGTTGCTAAAATCGCTCCTGAAACTACTGATGCTTACTTATACAGAGCACGCATAAATAGTTTATTAGATGATGATAAAGCACCAAAAGGATTAATGGTTCCTCATTTTGAAACTTTTATTCAGAAAGTCACTGAGAAACCAGAATTGGTTACTGCCAACGCTAAAAAACTATCAGAAGCTTATGATAATTTAGGTGGATATTATTTCAACACAGATAAAGCTAAAGCAAAAGAATATTTCGATAAAAGTGTAGCGGTTTACCCTACCGGAACATTTGCTGCAGCTAAATTAAAAGAATTAACAGCACCAGCACCTGCTGCTAAAGCAAAAGGTAAAGGCAAATAA
- a CDS encoding NADH-quinone oxidoreductase subunit A — protein sequence MQAQSSSIDFLPIIFQVIVALGFVVTTLVATHFLGPKRKTSDKLETFEAGIKSVGNARQPFSIKYFVVAILFVLFDVEVIFMYPWAVNFRALKMDGMIEMFIFMGTLLLGFIYVIKKKVLDWN from the coding sequence ATGCAAGCGCAAAGTTCCTCTATAGATTTTTTACCAATTATATTTCAAGTAATTGTTGCTTTAGGTTTTGTGGTAACCACATTGGTTGCTACCCACTTTTTAGGTCCAAAACGTAAAACGAGTGATAAACTGGAAACCTTTGAAGCTGGTATTAAATCGGTAGGTAATGCCCGTCAGCCTTTCTCTATCAAATACTTTGTTGTAGCTATCTTATTTGTGCTTTTCGATGTAGAGGTGATCTTTATGTATCCTTGGGCAGTTAATTTCCGTGCATTGAAAATGGATGGGATGATTGAAATGTTCATCTTCATGGGTACATTGTTGTTAGGTTTTATCTACGTGATCAAGAAAAAAGTTTTAGACTGGAACTAG
- a CDS encoding NADH-quinone oxidoreductase subunit B encodes MSEINIVDAPPGTEGPGYFATSLDKVIGLARSNSLWPLPFATSCCGIEFMATMGSHYDLGRFGAERLSFSPRQADVLMVMGTIAKKMAPVLKQVYIQMAEPRWVMAVGACASSGGIFDTYSVLQGIDEVIPVDVYVPGCPPRPEAILDGFQRIQDLVKNESGRRRNSDYYKELLGQYGIK; translated from the coding sequence ATGAGTGAAATTAATATAGTTGATGCGCCTCCAGGAACCGAAGGACCTGGCTATTTTGCCACTTCCTTAGATAAAGTGATTGGTTTGGCCCGCTCAAATTCATTATGGCCATTGCCTTTCGCAACTTCTTGTTGTGGAATCGAGTTTATGGCGACTATGGGCTCCCATTACGATTTAGGTCGTTTTGGTGCAGAACGTTTAAGTTTTTCTCCCCGCCAGGCCGATGTTTTAATGGTTATGGGAACTATTGCCAAAAAAATGGCTCCTGTACTAAAACAGGTTTATATCCAAATGGCTGAGCCACGTTGGGTAATGGCTGTTGGTGCCTGCGCAAGCAGTGGTGGTATTTTCGATACTTATTCAGTTTTGCAAGGTATTGATGAGGTGATTCCGGTGGATGTTTACGTTCCGGGTTGCCCTCCAAGACCAGAAGCCATTTTAGATGGTTTTCAGCGTATTCAGGATTTGGTGAAAAACGAATCGGGCAGAAGAAGAAATTCTGATTATTACAAAGAACTTTTAGGTCAATACGGCATTAAATAA
- a CDS encoding NADH-quinone oxidoreductase subunit C: protein MEETTLNNDIHVKLTERFGEKVTAVSEPYGLLTFVTYKDVIINVLSHLKEELKFNFLTDITAVHYPGKDHGIAVVYHLHNMVEKVRIRIKVFISEQNPTIPTATTVWKGANWMERETYDFFGVKFEGHPDLRRILNMDDLGVHPMLKQYPLEDPNRVDKKDEFFGR, encoded by the coding sequence ATGGAAGAAACAACGTTAAATAACGACATCCACGTTAAGCTGACTGAAAGGTTTGGCGAAAAGGTTACTGCCGTTTCTGAACCTTATGGTTTATTAACTTTTGTAACTTATAAAGATGTTATCATCAATGTGCTTTCGCATCTTAAAGAAGAATTAAAATTCAATTTCCTTACTGATATCACTGCAGTTCACTATCCTGGTAAAGACCATGGTATTGCAGTTGTTTATCACCTGCACAACATGGTAGAGAAAGTAAGGATCAGGATTAAAGTTTTCATTTCTGAACAGAACCCAACTATTCCGACTGCAACAACTGTTTGGAAAGGTGCCAACTGGATGGAACGTGAAACATACGACTTTTTCGGAGTTAAATTTGAAGGTCACCCAGATTTACGCCGTATTTTAAATATGGATGATTTAGGTGTTCACCCAATGTTGAAACAATATCCATTGGAAGATCCGAACAGGGTAGATAAAAAAGACGAATTTTTTGGAAGGTAA
- a CDS encoding NADH-quinone oxidoreductase subunit D: MNHNHPVFTDNDPQSELVTLNLGPTHPATHGVFQNVLQLDGERIVSGVSTIGYIHRAFEKIAEHRPFYQITPLTDRLNYCSSPINNMGWHMTVEKLLNIQMPKRVDYLRVIVMELSRIADHIICNTIIGQDTGATTTFLYLFQFREHIYEIFEEVCGARLTTNIGRIGGFERDFNDIAFAKINKFLKEFPVALKEFENLLTRNRIFIDRTAGVAEVTKETALEYSWTGPLLRATGVDYDVRVSDPYSSYQDFDFEVPVGTSGDIYDRYLVRNEEMWQSVRIIEQALEKLKSEPKGIFHADVPEFYLPPKQEVYNNMEALIYHFKIVMGEIDAPKAEVYHAVEGGNGELGFYLINDGGRTPYRLHFRRPSFINYQMFAPMSEGMLLSDAIINMSSMNIIAGELDA; this comes from the coding sequence ATGAATCATAACCATCCGGTATTTACAGATAACGACCCGCAAAGTGAGCTGGTAACCTTAAATCTAGGTCCAACACACCCTGCAACCCACGGCGTTTTTCAAAATGTTCTGCAATTAGATGGCGAACGTATTGTAAGCGGCGTTTCTACTATTGGGTACATTCACCGTGCTTTCGAAAAGATTGCCGAACATCGCCCATTCTATCAGATTACACCACTTACCGACCGTTTAAACTATTGCTCTTCGCCTATTAACAATATGGGCTGGCACATGACGGTTGAGAAGTTGTTGAATATTCAAATGCCAAAACGTGTAGATTATCTTCGGGTAATTGTTATGGAGCTCTCGCGTATTGCCGATCACATTATCTGCAACACGATTATTGGTCAGGATACGGGAGCAACGACCACTTTCTTATACTTATTTCAGTTTCGTGAGCATATTTACGAAATTTTTGAAGAGGTTTGCGGTGCACGTTTAACAACGAATATTGGTCGTATTGGCGGTTTTGAAAGAGATTTCAATGATATTGCCTTTGCTAAGATCAATAAATTTTTAAAAGAGTTCCCTGTAGCCTTAAAAGAGTTCGAAAACCTTTTAACACGTAACCGTATTTTTATTGATAGGACTGCTGGAGTTGCAGAGGTTACTAAAGAAACTGCTTTAGAATACAGCTGGACAGGACCATTATTACGTGCAACAGGTGTTGATTATGATGTTCGTGTAAGTGATCCGTATTCTTCTTACCAGGATTTCGATTTTGAAGTTCCGGTAGGTACAAGCGGCGATATTTACGATAGGTATTTAGTGCGTAACGAAGAAATGTGGCAAAGTGTACGCATTATCGAACAAGCTTTAGAAAAATTAAAATCAGAACCAAAAGGCATTTTCCATGCTGATGTTCCTGAATTTTATCTTCCTCCAAAACAAGAAGTTTACAACAATATGGAAGCATTAATCTATCACTTCAAAATTGTGATGGGCGAAATTGATGCTCCAAAAGCAGAAGTTTATCACGCTGTAGAAGGCGGAAATGGTGAATTAGGGTTCTATCTGATTAATGACGGGGGACGTACACCATATCGTTTACACTTCCGCAGACCAAGTTTTATAAACTACCAGATGTTTGCACCAATGAGCGAGGGCATGTTATTGTCTGATGCCATTATCAACATGAGTAGTATGAATATTATTGCAGGAGAATTAGATGCTTAA
- a CDS encoding NADH-quinone oxidoreductase subunit NuoE family protein, translating to MLKVEEQTPVVFSSELLAKFDEVKSRYPADKSKSALLPLLHLVQAEFLWVPTSAMDKVAEYLNIQPIEVYEVATFYTMYFLKPQGKYALEVCRTGPCCLVGAEKILSHLENKLGVKEGEVTADGLFSFRGVECLAACGFGPVLQISPEYTFYENLTEASVDKLIEDLKNKS from the coding sequence ATGCTTAAAGTAGAAGAACAAACACCTGTAGTGTTTTCATCAGAATTGCTGGCCAAATTTGATGAAGTTAAAAGCCGTTATCCGGCAGATAAAAGCAAATCAGCTTTGCTGCCACTTTTGCACCTGGTACAAGCTGAGTTTCTTTGGGTACCAACATCGGCTATGGATAAAGTTGCTGAATATTTAAATATTCAGCCTATTGAAGTTTATGAGGTGGCAACATTTTATACCATGTACTTTTTAAAGCCGCAGGGTAAATATGCTTTAGAGGTGTGCCGTACTGGCCCTTGTTGCCTGGTAGGTGCCGAAAAAATATTAAGCCACTTGGAAAACAAGTTGGGTGTTAAAGAAGGTGAAGTTACTGCCGATGGTTTATTCAGCTTTAGAGGAGTTGAATGTTTAGCTGCCTGTGGTTTCGGTCCGGTATTGCAAATTAGCCCGGAATATACTTTCTACGAAAACCTTACTGAGGCAAGTGTAGATAAATTGATTGAAGATTTGAAAAATAAGTCCTAA
- the nuoF gene encoding NADH-quinone oxidoreductase subunit NuoF, producing MSRKLLLEHINVPGINTLEVYRQKGGYRAVEKALKTLTPEEIVEEVKKSGLRGRGGAGFPTGMKWSFLAKPEGVARYLVCNADESEPGTFKDRYLMTYIPHALIEGMIVSSFALGAKVSYIYVRGEMMPQIRILEKAIAEAKAAGWLGKNILGTGYDLELYVQPGGGAYICGEETALLESLEGKRGNPRIKPPFPAIAGLYGCPTVVNNVESIAAVVPIINDGGDEYAKIGIGRSTGTKLISASGNLVKPGVYEIELGLPVEEFIYSDEYCGGIANGKRLKATVAGGSSVPILPANLTLKYANGEPRLMSYESLSEGGFATGTMMGSGGFIAFDEDQCIVRNTWNFARFYHHESCGQCSPCREGTGWMEKVLQKIEHGHGKMEDVDLLWDIQRKIEGNTICPLGDAAAWPVASAIRHFRDEFEWHIKEPVKSQSQNYGIANYATPIEKAPVTEEK from the coding sequence ATGTCTCGAAAACTGTTACTAGAGCATATAAACGTACCAGGCATCAACACGCTTGAAGTCTATCGCCAAAAAGGCGGGTATCGTGCTGTGGAAAAAGCCCTGAAAACTTTAACACCTGAAGAGATTGTTGAAGAGGTTAAAAAATCAGGCTTACGCGGTCGCGGGGGTGCGGGGTTCCCAACGGGGATGAAATGGAGCTTTTTGGCCAAGCCTGAAGGTGTTGCACGTTATTTGGTGTGTAATGCTGATGAGTCTGAGCCAGGAACTTTTAAAGACCGTTATTTAATGACATATATTCCCCATGCTTTAATTGAGGGAATGATTGTATCTAGCTTCGCTTTAGGCGCTAAGGTTTCTTACATCTATGTACGGGGCGAAATGATGCCTCAGATCCGCATTTTAGAGAAAGCCATTGCTGAAGCTAAAGCTGCAGGATGGTTGGGTAAAAATATTTTAGGTACTGGTTACGATTTAGAATTATATGTTCAGCCAGGTGGTGGCGCTTATATATGTGGTGAAGAAACCGCATTGTTAGAATCACTAGAGGGTAAAAGAGGTAATCCACGTATTAAACCACCATTCCCGGCGATTGCTGGTTTATATGGTTGTCCAACAGTGGTTAACAATGTGGAGTCGATTGCCGCAGTTGTACCGATTATTAACGATGGTGGTGATGAATATGCAAAAATCGGTATCGGTAGAAGTACAGGTACAAAATTAATATCGGCATCTGGTAATTTAGTAAAACCAGGCGTTTACGAAATCGAATTGGGTTTGCCGGTAGAAGAATTTATCTACTCGGATGAATATTGTGGCGGTATTGCCAATGGCAAACGCTTAAAAGCAACAGTTGCAGGTGGATCATCTGTACCTATTTTGCCTGCCAATTTAACTTTAAAATACGCTAACGGCGAGCCTCGTTTAATGAGTTACGAATCTTTGTCTGAAGGTGGCTTTGCAACAGGAACCATGATGGGATCTGGTGGTTTTATCGCTTTTGATGAAGATCAGTGTATTGTTCGTAATACCTGGAATTTTGCCCGTTTTTATCATCATGAAAGCTGTGGACAATGTTCGCCTTGTCGTGAGGGTACCGGATGGATGGAAAAAGTATTGCAGAAAATCGAACATGGTCATGGTAAAATGGAAGATGTTGATTTATTGTGGGATATTCAACGCAAGATTGAAGGAAATACAATCTGTCCGCTGGGTGATGCAGCAGCCTGGCCGGTAGCTAGTGCTATCCGTCACTTCAGGGATGAATTTGAATGGCACATTAAAGAACCGGTTAAAAGCCAGAGCCAGAATTATGGCATTGCAAATTATGCAACACCAATTGAAAAAGCTCCGGTAACGGAAGAGAAATAA